From Pantoea sp. Ep11b, the proteins below share one genomic window:
- the pflB gene encoding formate C-acetyltransferase: protein MTELNAKLASAWEGFAEGEWQNSVNVRDFIQKNYTPYEGDESFLAGATEATTRLWESVLEGIKIENRTHAPVDFDTDLASTITSHDAGYINKSLEKIVGLQTEAPLKRAIIPFGGIKMVEGSCKVYGRELDPSLKKIFTEYRKTHNQGVFDVYTPEILRCRKSGILTGLPDAYGRGRIIGDYRRVALYGIDFLMADKFAQFTSLQQDLENGVNLEATIRLREEISDQHRALAQIKEMAAKYGHDISGPATNAMEAVQWTYYGYLAAVKSQNGAAMSFGRVSTFLDVYIERDLKAGKLTEEQAQELIDHLVMKLRMVRFLRTPEYDELFSGDPIWATESLAGMGVDGRTLVSKSTFRFLNTLYTMGPSPEPNMTILWSEKLPVNFKKYAAKVSIDTSSLQYENDDLMRPDFDNDDYAIACCVSPMVVGKQMQFFGARANLAKTLLYAINGGVDEKLKMQVGPKGDKISDDVLDFDTVMARMDHFMDWLAKQYVTSLNIIHYMHDKYSYEASLMALHDRDVYRTMACGIAGLSVAADSLSAIKYAKVKPVRDEDGLAIDFDIEGEYPQFGNNDPRVDDLACDLVERFMKKIQQLTTYRNAVPTQSVLTITSNVVYGKKTGNTPDGRRAGAPFGPGANPMHGRDQKGAVASLTSVARLPFAYAKDGISYTFSIVPNALGKDDNVRKTNLAGLMDGYFHHEASIEGGQHLNVNVMNREMLLDAMEHPEKYPQLTIRVSGYAVRFNSLTKEQQQDVITRTFTQSL, encoded by the coding sequence ATGACCGAACTTAATGCAAAACTGGCTTCAGCATGGGAAGGATTTGCTGAAGGCGAATGGCAGAATAGCGTCAACGTGCGCGACTTCATTCAGAAAAACTACACCCCTTATGAAGGTGATGAATCATTCCTGGCGGGCGCGACTGAAGCGACCACCCGACTGTGGGAAAGCGTGCTGGAAGGCATCAAAATTGAGAACCGCACTCACGCTCCTGTCGATTTTGACACCGACCTCGCCTCAACGATCACTTCCCACGACGCCGGTTACATCAACAAGTCATTGGAAAAAATCGTTGGTCTGCAGACTGAAGCACCATTGAAACGTGCCATCATTCCTTTTGGTGGCATCAAGATGGTTGAAGGCTCCTGCAAAGTCTATGGCCGTGAACTTGATCCTTCACTCAAAAAAATCTTCACCGAGTACCGTAAAACCCACAACCAGGGCGTCTTCGATGTCTACACTCCTGAAATTCTGCGCTGCCGTAAATCAGGTATTCTGACCGGTCTGCCTGACGCCTATGGCCGTGGCCGTATCATCGGCGACTATCGTCGTGTGGCGTTATACGGCATCGACTTCCTGATGGCCGATAAATTCGCTCAGTTCACCTCACTGCAGCAGGATTTAGAGAACGGCGTCAATCTGGAAGCCACTATCCGTCTGCGTGAAGAGATCTCCGATCAGCATCGTGCGCTGGCGCAGATCAAAGAGATGGCGGCAAAATATGGTCACGATATTTCCGGCCCGGCAACCAATGCGATGGAAGCCGTGCAGTGGACTTACTACGGCTACCTGGCCGCAGTGAAATCACAGAACGGTGCGGCGATGTCCTTCGGCCGCGTCTCGACCTTCCTCGATGTTTACATCGAACGTGACCTCAAAGCCGGTAAGCTGACCGAAGAGCAGGCACAGGAACTGATTGACCATCTGGTCATGAAACTGCGTATGGTGCGTTTCCTGCGTACGCCGGAATATGATGAGCTGTTCTCAGGCGACCCTATCTGGGCGACAGAATCCCTGGCCGGTATGGGCGTCGATGGCCGTACCCTGGTCTCAAAAAGCACGTTCCGCTTCCTGAACACCCTCTACACCATGGGGCCTTCACCTGAGCCGAACATGACCATTCTGTGGTCTGAAAAACTGCCGGTTAATTTCAAAAAATATGCCGCTAAGGTCTCTATCGACACCTCATCCCTGCAGTATGAGAACGATGACCTTATGCGCCCTGATTTCGATAACGATGACTACGCCATCGCCTGCTGCGTAAGCCCGATGGTCGTCGGCAAACAGATGCAGTTCTTTGGCGCCCGCGCCAACCTGGCAAAAACCCTGCTCTACGCAATCAACGGCGGCGTGGATGAGAAGCTGAAAATGCAGGTTGGACCAAAAGGTGACAAAATCAGCGACGACGTGCTGGATTTCGATACCGTCATGGCGCGTATGGACCACTTCATGGACTGGCTGGCCAAGCAGTATGTGACTTCACTGAACATCATTCACTACATGCATGATAAATACAGCTATGAAGCGTCACTGATGGCCTTACACGATCGCGATGTTTACCGCACCATGGCCTGCGGTATCGCCGGTCTCTCCGTGGCTGCAGACTCACTCTCTGCCATTAAATATGCCAAAGTGAAACCAGTACGTGACGAAGATGGCCTGGCTATCGACTTTGATATCGAAGGCGAATATCCGCAGTTCGGTAACAACGACCCACGGGTGGATGACCTGGCCTGTGATCTGGTTGAACGCTTCATGAAGAAAATTCAGCAGCTGACCACCTATCGCAATGCTGTTCCAACACAGTCTGTTCTGACCATTACCTCCAACGTGGTTTATGGTAAGAAAACCGGTAATACCCCGGACGGACGCCGCGCGGGTGCGCCATTTGGACCCGGTGCTAACCCGATGCATGGCCGCGACCAGAAAGGCGCCGTAGCCTCGCTGACATCCGTTGCCAGACTGCCGTTTGCTTATGCGAAAGATGGTATCTCCTACACCTTCTCTATCGTGCCAAACGCGCTGGGTAAAGATGACAACGTGCGTAAAACCAACCTTGCCGGTCTGATGGATGGTTACTTCCATCACGAAGCCAGCATCGAAGGCGGTCAGCACCTTAACGTCAACGTGATGAACCGTGAGATGCTGCTGGACGCGATGGAGCATCCGGAAAAATATCCACAGCTGACCATTCGCGTCTCCGGTTACGCTGTACGCTTTAACTCGCTGACCAAAGAGCAGCAGCAGGATGTGATTACCCGTACCTTCACACAGTCCCTGTAA
- a CDS encoding MFS transporter, whose amino-acid sequence MSTWSRPVIFLLCGLMLMTVAIAVLNTLVPLWLTHDLLTTWQVGIVSSAYYTGNLAGTLLAGWLISRYGFNRSYYLATGLFALATVCLAMMQGFWIWSTLRFMAGAGCALMWVVVESALLCSGTVRNRGRLLAAYMIVYYLGTVAGQLLVSRLSTELLSVIPWVTALVLCAVLPLVFTRVSASGEAAEAAPTRIWPMLRRRSSRLGINGCIISGIVLGSLYGLMPLYLSHQGMSDANVGYWMALLVSSGIVGQWPVGRLADRFGRMLVLRVQVFVVILGAMAMLSNAAMAPALFVLGLAGFTLYPVAMSWACETVAHHELVAMNQALLMSYTVGSLLGPAMTSVLMQNYSDRLLFVMIAAVSLIYLVMLLRKADQHATPVAHA is encoded by the coding sequence ATGTCAACCTGGTCACGCCCCGTGATATTTCTGCTTTGCGGCCTGATGTTAATGACCGTCGCCATCGCCGTGCTGAATACGCTGGTTCCTCTGTGGCTGACCCATGATCTTCTGACAACCTGGCAGGTCGGCATCGTCAGTTCCGCCTATTACACCGGAAATCTTGCCGGTACGCTGCTGGCGGGGTGGCTGATCAGTCGGTACGGTTTTAATCGCAGCTACTACCTGGCGACCGGGCTTTTTGCGCTGGCAACGGTGTGTCTGGCGATGATGCAGGGGTTCTGGATATGGAGCACGCTGCGTTTTATGGCGGGCGCAGGCTGTGCGCTGATGTGGGTGGTGGTGGAGAGCGCACTGCTTTGCAGCGGTACCGTCCGTAATCGTGGACGGCTGCTGGCAGCTTATATGATTGTTTATTACCTGGGCACCGTTGCCGGTCAGCTGCTGGTCAGCAGGCTTTCTACTGAGCTGCTGAGCGTGATCCCCTGGGTCACTGCGCTGGTGCTGTGCGCGGTATTACCGCTGGTCTTTACCCGGGTTTCCGCCAGTGGTGAAGCGGCGGAAGCGGCCCCGACGCGTATCTGGCCGATGCTTCGTCGCCGCAGTTCACGCCTGGGTATCAATGGCTGCATTATTTCCGGCATCGTTTTAGGCTCACTCTATGGCCTGATGCCGCTCTACCTGTCACATCAGGGCATGAGCGATGCGAATGTTGGTTACTGGATGGCACTGCTGGTGAGTTCAGGGATTGTCGGACAGTGGCCGGTAGGACGTCTGGCCGATCGCTTTGGCCGTATGCTGGTGCTGCGTGTGCAGGTCTTTGTGGTCATCCTCGGCGCGATGGCGATGTTAAGCAATGCCGCCATGGCTCCGGCCCTGTTTGTTCTGGGGCTGGCGGGCTTTACGCTCTATCCGGTGGCGATGTCTTGGGCGTGTGAAACCGTGGCACATCACGAGCTGGTCGCAATGAACCAGGCGTTACTGATGAGTTATACCGTGGGCAGCCTGCTCGGCCCGGCCATGACCTCGGTGCTGATGCAGAACTATTCTGATCGCCTGCTGTTTGTGATGATCGCCGCGGTGTCGCTGATCTATCTGGTGATGCTGCTGCGCAAAGCGGATCAGCATGCTACACCGGTGGCGCATGCCTGA
- a CDS encoding replication-associated recombination protein A, with protein sequence MSNLSLDFSTENFKPLAARMRPETLKQYIGQQHLLGAGKPLPRAIEAGHLHSMILWGPPGTGKTTLAEIIAHYGNADVERISAVTSGVKEIREAIERARQNKHAGRRTILFVDEVHRFNKSQQDAFLPHIEDGTITFIGATTENPSFELNSALLSRARVYLLKSLTQADIEQVLDQAMQDKTRGYGDSDIVLPENTRRMIAELVNGDARRALNTLEMMADMAEADATGQRQLTPQLLNEVSGERAARFDNKGDRFYDLISALHKSVRGSAPDAALYWYARIITAGGDPLYVARRLLAIASEDVGNADPRGMQVAIAAWDCFTRVGPAEGERAIAQAIVYLACAPKSNAVYTAFKAAMRDARDHPDYDVPEHLRNAPTKLMKEMGLGKEYRYAHDETHAYAAGEVYFPQALAGARYYTPTTRGLEGKIGEKLSWLAEQDQNSPTKRYR encoded by the coding sequence GTGAGTAACCTGTCCCTGGATTTTTCCACCGAAAATTTCAAACCTCTGGCCGCGCGGATGCGGCCAGAAACATTGAAACAGTACATTGGTCAGCAGCATCTGCTGGGCGCGGGCAAACCTCTGCCGCGCGCGATTGAAGCAGGGCACCTGCACTCAATGATCCTGTGGGGACCGCCCGGGACCGGCAAGACCACGCTGGCCGAGATCATCGCGCATTACGGTAACGCCGATGTGGAGCGCATCTCGGCGGTGACTTCTGGCGTAAAAGAGATCCGTGAGGCGATCGAACGCGCCCGGCAGAACAAACATGCCGGGCGGCGCACCATCCTGTTTGTGGACGAGGTGCATCGTTTTAACAAAAGCCAGCAGGATGCCTTTTTACCGCACATCGAAGATGGCACCATCACCTTTATTGGTGCGACCACCGAAAACCCCTCGTTTGAACTCAACTCGGCTTTGCTGTCGCGCGCTCGCGTCTACCTGCTTAAATCCCTGACGCAGGCGGATATTGAGCAGGTGCTGGATCAGGCGATGCAGGACAAAACCCGTGGGTATGGCGACAGTGACATCGTGCTGCCGGAGAATACGCGCCGGATGATCGCTGAACTGGTCAACGGCGATGCCCGCCGGGCGCTGAATACGCTGGAGATGATGGCGGACATGGCGGAAGCCGACGCCACCGGCCAGCGACAGCTGACGCCGCAGTTGCTCAATGAAGTGTCGGGTGAGCGCGCTGCGCGCTTTGATAACAAGGGCGACCGTTTCTACGATCTCATCTCGGCGCTGCACAAATCGGTGCGTGGCTCCGCACCCGACGCGGCGCTTTACTGGTATGCACGAATCATTACCGCAGGCGGCGACCCGCTCTATGTCGCGCGACGGTTGCTGGCTATTGCTTCAGAAGATGTTGGCAATGCCGATCCCCGCGGGATGCAGGTGGCGATTGCGGCCTGGGATTGCTTCACGCGCGTGGGACCGGCAGAAGGGGAGCGCGCGATTGCGCAGGCGATTGTTTATCTGGCCTGCGCACCGAAAAGTAACGCCGTCTACACCGCCTTCAAGGCCGCGATGCGCGATGCGCGCGACCATCCCGATTACGATGTGCCGGAACATCTGCGCAATGCGCCGACGAAGCTCATGAAAGAGATGGGGCTGGGTAAAGAGTACCGTTACGCGCATGATGAAACCCATGCCTACGCCGCGGGCGAAGTCTATTTTCCCCAGGCGCTGGCCGGTGCGCGCTATTACACCCCGACCACGCGCGGACTGGAGGGTAAGATTGGCGAAAAGCTAAGCTGGCTGGCTGAGCAGGATCAAAATAGCCCGACAAAACGCTACCGCTGA
- the focA gene encoding formate transporter FocA produces MKTDNPFNLLLPAAMAKVAEEAGIYKATKSPFTTFFLAINAGVFISIAFVFYITATTGSGAMPYGLAKLIGGVCFSLGLMLVVVCGADLFTSTVLIVVAKASGRISWGQLARNWINVYAGNLAGALFFVALMWFAGQHMVANGAWGLNVLQTADHKMHHTFLEAVCLGTLANLLVCLAVWMSYSGRTLTDKLVVMILPVGMFVASGFEHSIANMFLIPYAITIRDFATPEFWQAAGSSAAQFPSLTVSHFILDNLIPVTIGNIIGGGVLVGLTYWVIYLRKGSQTH; encoded by the coding sequence GTGAAAACTGACAACCCTTTTAATCTTTTATTACCCGCCGCAATGGCGAAAGTGGCCGAAGAGGCCGGTATCTATAAAGCCACCAAGTCCCCCTTCACCACCTTCTTTCTGGCAATAAACGCCGGCGTATTTATCTCAATCGCGTTCGTATTTTACATTACAGCGACCACCGGCAGCGGTGCGATGCCTTACGGTCTGGCCAAACTGATTGGGGGTGTCTGTTTCTCCCTCGGCCTGATGCTGGTGGTGGTCTGCGGTGCCGACCTCTTCACCTCTACGGTGCTAATCGTGGTCGCCAAAGCCAGTGGACGCATCAGCTGGGGCCAGCTGGCCCGCAACTGGATTAACGTCTACGCCGGTAACCTTGCAGGCGCCCTCTTCTTTGTGGCGCTGATGTGGTTCGCCGGTCAGCACATGGTGGCAAACGGCGCATGGGGTCTGAACGTCCTGCAAACCGCCGATCACAAGATGCATCACACGTTTCTGGAAGCGGTCTGTTTAGGCACGCTGGCTAATCTGCTGGTCTGCCTCGCCGTCTGGATGAGTTATTCAGGCCGGACTCTGACCGATAAGCTGGTTGTGATGATTCTGCCTGTTGGCATGTTTGTCGCCAGCGGGTTCGAACACAGCATCGCCAATATGTTTCTTATCCCTTACGCCATTACCATCCGCGACTTCGCGACACCGGAGTTCTGGCAGGCTGCTGGCTCATCGGCTGCACAGTTTCCATCGCTTACCGTCAGTCACTTTATTCTCGACAATCTGATTCCTGTGACGATCGGCAACATCATCGGCGGCGGCGTGCTGGTTGGGCTGACCTACTGGGTTATCTATCTCCGCAAAGGCAGCCAGACACACTGA
- the serS gene encoding serine--tRNA ligase — protein MLDPNLLRNEPDAVAEKLARRGYKLDVDTLRSLEERRKVLQVETENLQAERNARSKSIGQAKARGEDIEPLRQEVNALGERLDSAKAELDELQNQIRDFALALPNIPADEVPLGKDDSENQEVSRWGTPREFSFPVKDHVELGEAAKGLDFAAAVKLTGSRFVVMQGQIARLHRALSQFMIDLHTEQHGYLETYVPYLVNHETLYGTGQLPKFGEDLFHTRPLEEESDSSHYALIPTAEVPLTNLARDEILEEESLPVKLTAHTPCFRSEAGSYGRDTRGLIRMHQFDKVEMVQIVSPEHSMEALEELTGHAEKVLQLLNLPYRKVLLCTGDMGFGSTKTYDLEVWLPAQNTYREISSCSNMGDFQARRMQARCRSKQDKKPRLVHTLNGSGLAVGRTLVAVLENYQQEDGRIAVPEVLRPYMNGVDMIG, from the coding sequence ATGCTCGATCCCAATCTGCTGCGTAATGAGCCAGACGCAGTCGCAGAAAAACTGGCACGCCGGGGATACAAACTGGATGTAGACACGCTGCGCTCGCTCGAAGAGCGTCGTAAGGTGTTGCAGGTGGAAACAGAAAATCTGCAGGCAGAGCGTAATGCCCGATCCAAATCCATCGGTCAGGCCAAAGCGCGTGGGGAAGACATCGAGCCGCTGCGTCAGGAAGTGAACGCACTGGGCGAACGCCTGGATAGCGCAAAAGCAGAACTGGACGAACTGCAGAATCAAATCCGTGACTTCGCGCTGGCGCTGCCGAACATTCCGGCAGATGAAGTGCCGCTGGGCAAAGATGACAGTGAAAACCAGGAAGTGAGCCGCTGGGGTACCCCGCGCGAATTCAGCTTCCCGGTTAAAGATCATGTTGAACTGGGCGAAGCAGCCAAAGGTCTGGATTTTGCGGCAGCCGTGAAGCTGACCGGCTCGCGCTTTGTGGTGATGCAGGGTCAGATTGCCCGTCTGCATCGCGCACTGAGCCAGTTCATGATCGACCTGCACACTGAGCAGCATGGCTACCTCGAAACCTACGTGCCTTATCTGGTAAACCATGAAACGCTCTATGGTACCGGCCAGCTGCCGAAGTTTGGCGAAGACCTGTTCCACACCCGTCCGCTGGAAGAGGAGTCAGACAGCAGCCACTATGCGCTGATCCCTACCGCAGAAGTGCCGCTGACTAACCTGGCGCGTGACGAGATCCTCGAAGAGGAGAGCCTGCCGGTTAAACTGACCGCGCATACGCCATGCTTCCGTTCTGAAGCGGGATCCTACGGTCGCGACACGCGCGGCCTGATCCGTATGCATCAGTTCGACAAAGTGGAAATGGTGCAAATTGTCAGCCCGGAGCACTCTATGGAGGCGCTGGAAGAGCTGACCGGTCACGCTGAGAAAGTGCTGCAGCTGCTGAACCTGCCGTATCGTAAGGTGTTGCTCTGCACCGGTGACATGGGCTTCGGGTCAACCAAAACCTACGATCTGGAAGTCTGGCTTCCGGCGCAGAATACCTACCGTGAAATCTCATCCTGCTCAAACATGGGCGATTTCCAGGCGCGTCGCATGCAGGCGCGTTGCCGCAGCAAGCAGGATAAGAAGCCACGCCTGGTGCATACCCTGAACGGTTCAGGCCTGGCTGTCGGCCGTACGCTGGTCGCGGTGCTGGAAAACTATCAGCAGGAAGATGGCCGCATTGCGGTGCCAGAGGTTTTACGCCCCTATATGAACGGCGTCGACATGATCGGCTAA
- the ycaO gene encoding 30S ribosomal protein S12 methylthiotransferase accessory factor YcaO has translation MTQTFIPGKDAALEDSIARFQNKLQDLGFNIEEASWLNPVPHVWSVHIRDRDCPLCFTNGKGASKKAALASALGEYFERLSTNYFFADFWLGKEIANGDFVHYPNEKWFAVPDDESLPEGILDPRLRAFYDPDQALTASGLIDLQSGHTERGICALPFTRQSDQQTVYIPMNIIGNLYVSNGMSAGNTANEARVQGLSEVFERYIKNRIIAEAISLPAIPDAVMQRYPDVTEAIARLEAEGFPIFAYDASLGGKYPVICVVLFNPANGTCFASFGAHPDFGVALERTVTELLQGRSLKDLDVFTPPTFDDEEVAEHANLETHFIDSSGLISWDLFKETADYDFVDWSFAGSTEQEFATLMAIFAAEDQEVYIADYEHLGVYACRIIVPGMSDIYPAEDLVLANNSMGAGIRETLLSLPDSNWNPEEYLDLIGQLDDEGFDDFTRVRELLGLATGKDNGWYTLRVGELKAMLALAGGDLDQALIWTEWTMEFNSSIFTPERANYYRCLQTLLLLAMEDERDPLQYHHAFLRMYGESAMEAASAAISGESPFYGLQPVDDTLQAFPAHQSLLAAYEKLQAAKRQFWKNA, from the coding sequence ATGACGCAAACATTTATCCCGGGCAAAGATGCCGCACTGGAAGACTCCATTGCGCGTTTCCAGAACAAGCTGCAGGATCTTGGCTTTAATATTGAAGAAGCATCCTGGCTTAATCCTGTTCCCCATGTCTGGTCAGTGCATATCCGCGACCGCGATTGCCCGCTCTGTTTTACCAACGGCAAAGGGGCCAGCAAAAAAGCGGCGCTGGCGTCTGCGCTGGGCGAATATTTTGAGCGTCTCTCAACCAACTACTTTTTTGCTGACTTCTGGCTGGGAAAAGAGATCGCTAACGGCGATTTCGTGCACTATCCCAATGAGAAATGGTTCGCCGTCCCTGACGATGAGTCACTGCCTGAAGGGATTCTGGACCCGCGCCTGCGGGCGTTTTACGATCCTGACCAGGCGCTGACGGCGTCCGGCCTGATTGATCTGCAGTCTGGTCATACCGAGCGGGGGATCTGTGCCCTGCCCTTTACCCGTCAGTCCGACCAGCAGACCGTCTACATCCCGATGAACATTATCGGCAACCTCTATGTTTCAAACGGCATGTCAGCAGGTAACACGGCGAATGAAGCGCGTGTTCAGGGCCTGTCGGAAGTGTTTGAACGCTACATTAAAAATCGCATTATTGCTGAAGCCATCAGTCTGCCTGCCATCCCGGATGCCGTCATGCAGCGTTATCCTGACGTGACAGAAGCGATTGCCCGTCTGGAAGCCGAAGGCTTCCCGATTTTCGCCTATGACGCCTCGCTGGGCGGAAAATACCCGGTCATCTGCGTGGTGCTGTTCAACCCTGCCAATGGCACCTGTTTTGCCTCCTTTGGCGCGCACCCGGATTTTGGTGTGGCGCTGGAGCGTACCGTGACCGAACTGCTGCAGGGCCGCAGCCTCAAAGATCTGGACGTGTTTACGCCACCGACTTTTGACGACGAGGAAGTCGCTGAACATGCCAACCTCGAAACGCACTTCATCGATTCAAGCGGTCTGATCTCCTGGGATCTGTTCAAAGAGACGGCCGATTACGACTTTGTTGACTGGTCATTTGCGGGCAGCACCGAGCAGGAATTTGCCACACTGATGGCGATCTTTGCCGCTGAAGATCAGGAAGTCTACATCGCCGATTACGAGCATCTGGGCGTATACGCCTGCCGTATCATCGTACCGGGCATGTCAGACATCTATCCGGCGGAAGATCTGGTGCTGGCGAACAACAGCATGGGCGCGGGTATCCGTGAAACCCTGCTCTCCCTGCCTGACAGCAACTGGAATCCGGAAGAGTATCTGGACCTGATCGGTCAGCTTGACGATGAAGGCTTTGACGACTTCACGCGCGTGCGTGAGCTGCTGGGTCTGGCGACCGGTAAAGACAATGGCTGGTACACGCTGCGCGTGGGCGAGTTAAAAGCGATGCTGGCGCTGGCAGGCGGCGATCTGGATCAGGCGCTGATCTGGACTGAATGGACAATGGAATTCAACAGCTCAATCTTCACGCCTGAGCGGGCAAACTATTATCGTTGCCTGCAGACGCTGCTGTTACTGGCGATGGAAGATGAGCGCGATCCGCTGCAGTATCATCACGCTTTCCTGCGGATGTATGGTGAAAGTGCAATGGAGGCGGCTTCAGCGGCTATCAGTGGTGAGAGTCCATTCTATGGCCTTCAGCCAGTTGATGACACGCTGCAGGCATTCCCTGCGCATCAGTCCCTGCTTGCCGCCTACGAAAAACTGCAAGCGGCTAAACGTCAGTTCTGGAAAAACGCGTAA
- the pflA gene encoding pyruvate formate lyase 1-activating protein translates to MSVNGRIHSFESCGTVDGPGIRFITFFQGCLMRCLYCHNRDTWDTHGGKEISVDALMADVLSYRHFMNASGGGVTASGGEAILQAEFVRDWFRACKAEGIHTCLDTNGFVRRYDPVIDELLDVTDLVMLDLKQMNDDVHQILVGVSNHRTLDFARYLQKKGKRTWIRFVVVPGYSDDDDTAHRLGEFTRDMENVEKIELLPYHELGKHKWIAMGEEYKLEGVKPPNKETMERVKNILASYGHEVMY, encoded by the coding sequence ATGTCAGTTAACGGTCGTATCCACTCATTTGAATCCTGCGGAACCGTCGATGGTCCCGGCATCCGTTTCATCACCTTCTTCCAGGGCTGCCTGATGCGCTGCCTCTACTGCCACAATCGCGATACCTGGGATACCCACGGCGGCAAAGAGATCAGCGTCGACGCGCTGATGGCCGACGTGCTCTCCTATCGCCACTTTATGAACGCCTCGGGTGGCGGCGTAACGGCATCAGGAGGAGAAGCGATTCTTCAGGCTGAATTTGTCCGCGACTGGTTCCGCGCCTGTAAAGCAGAAGGCATCCATACCTGCCTCGACACCAACGGCTTTGTCCGCCGTTACGACCCGGTGATCGATGAACTGCTCGACGTGACAGATTTAGTGATGCTCGACCTGAAGCAGATGAATGATGATGTCCATCAGATTCTGGTTGGCGTCTCCAATCACCGTACGCTGGACTTTGCCCGCTACCTGCAGAAAAAGGGAAAACGCACCTGGATCCGTTTTGTCGTGGTGCCAGGTTATTCCGATGATGATGACACGGCGCACCGTCTGGGCGAGTTCACGCGGGATATGGAAAACGTAGAGAAAATTGAGCTGCTGCCCTACCACGAGCTGGGTAAACACAAATGGATCGCGATGGGTGAAGAGTACAAACTGGAGGGGGTCAAACCACCGAACAAAGAGACCATGGAGCGGGTAAAAAATATTCTCGCCAGCTATGGCCATGAAGTGATGTATTGA
- the serC gene encoding 3-phosphoserine/phosphohydroxythreonine transaminase produces the protein MTQVYNFSSGPAMLPVEVLRRAEQELTNWRGLGTSVMEISHRSKEFIQVAEEAEQDFRDLLKIPSNYKVLFCHGGARAQFAAVPGNLLGNATRADYADGGYWAHSAIKEAEKYCSPRTLDVKTTRDGKRAILPLREWAVSEDAAYLHFCPNETIDGIAIDEQPDFGSKTVVADFSSTILSRPIDVSRYGVIYAGAQKNVGPAGLTLVIVREDLLGQAHASVPSILDYKVLADNDSMFNTPPTFAWYLSGLVFKWLKEKGGVAEIDRINQAKSDLLYGVIDHSGFYRNDVAAENRSRMNIPFQLADASLDALFLEESFRAGLHALKGHRVVGGMRASIYNAMPLEGVKALTDFMVDFERRHG, from the coding sequence ATGACGCAGGTTTATAATTTTAGCTCTGGCCCGGCGATGCTACCGGTTGAAGTCCTTCGTCGTGCAGAACAGGAGCTGACGAACTGGCGCGGTCTGGGTACCTCTGTAATGGAGATCAGTCACCGCAGCAAAGAGTTTATTCAGGTGGCTGAAGAGGCAGAACAGGACTTCCGTGATCTGCTAAAAATACCGTCGAATTACAAAGTTTTATTCTGTCATGGCGGGGCGCGTGCGCAGTTTGCCGCCGTGCCGGGGAACCTGCTGGGGAATGCGACCCGCGCCGACTATGCCGACGGCGGCTACTGGGCGCATAGCGCAATTAAAGAAGCGGAAAAATATTGTTCTCCACGCACGCTGGATGTCAAAACGACCCGCGACGGCAAACGTGCCATTCTGCCGCTGCGCGAGTGGGCGGTCAGTGAAGACGCCGCTTACCTGCATTTCTGCCCCAATGAAACCATTGATGGCATCGCCATTGATGAACAGCCCGACTTTGGCAGCAAAACAGTCGTTGCTGATTTCTCTTCGACCATTCTGTCACGCCCTATCGACGTCAGCCGCTATGGCGTCATCTACGCAGGTGCACAGAAAAATGTAGGGCCAGCCGGCTTAACCCTGGTGATTGTGCGCGAAGACCTGCTGGGCCAGGCGCACGCCTCCGTGCCTTCTATTCTCGATTACAAAGTGCTGGCCGATAACGATTCAATGTTTAACACCCCGCCCACTTTTGCATGGTATCTCTCCGGGCTGGTGTTTAAGTGGCTGAAAGAGAAGGGCGGTGTAGCCGAAATTGATCGCATCAACCAGGCAAAATCTGACCTGCTGTATGGGGTTATCGACCACAGCGGCTTCTATCGCAATGATGTGGCGGCGGAGAACCGTTCCCGCATGAATATTCCTTTCCAGCTGGCTGATGCTTCTCTGGATGCGCTCTTCCTGGAAGAGTCGTTCAGGGCGGGCCTGCATGCGCTGAAAGGGCACCGTGTCGTAGGCGGTATGCGCGCCTCTATTTATAATGCGATGCCGCTGGAAGGCGTAAAAGCGCTGACGGATTTCATGGTTGATTTCGAACGCCGTCACGGCTGA